From the Campylobacter concisus genome, the window CGTATTTTCTAGGCTTACGCCTTCAGGTAACTTAACGTAGAATTTCTTTATCTCGTCACGCTGACCTGCTCTTCCTCTAAAACGCTTAACTTTGCCGCTAATTCTAAGTGAATTTACGCGAACAGGCGTTACTCCAAAATACTCTTGTAAAACCGCTTTTAAGCTGTTTTTTGTAACTCTTGGTGAAGTTTGGATAACAACAACGCCTTGTTCTTGAAGGCCTAGAGTTTTTTCTGTATAAATAATTGTTTTGATATCAGTTATATCCGCCATTTTAGCCCTCTTTTGTTATAGTTTTTAGTGCAGCTTTTTCAATAATAACCGAACTAAATGTAGAGACAAGATAAGCATTTACCTCATTTGCATCTACTACATAGCAGTTTGCTAAATTTCTAAAAGCAAGTAGTGTTTTATCGTCTAGTAAATCTTTAACGATAAGCGCGTCTTTTACTTTTAAATTTTTGATGATATTAGCTGCATCTTTTGTCTTTCCAGACTCGATTGAGATGCTATCTACTGCGAAAATTTTACCATCTTGTGCTTTTACTGCCAAAGCGTACTCAAGAGCTAGTCTTTTTTGTTTTTTATTGACTTTTTGAAAATAGTTTTTCTCGTTTGTTGGACCAAATGCAACTGCACCGCCTACCCAAACGTTAGTTCTAGTTGAACCCGCTCTTGCACCACCACGTCCTTTTTGTCTCCATGGTTTTTTACCACCACCGCTTACAAAAGCACGGCTTTTAGTATGAGCCGAATTTGCTCTTATACCAGCAAGGTAAGATTTTACATAAAGATATAGGTTATGCGGATTTACTTCAGCGTAGCTTGCAGGAAGCTCTAACTCGCCTGAATTTTCAAATTTATCGTTTAATACGTGAATTTTACTCATTTTACAATCCTTATTTTACCCATTGCACCATTGTGACCAGGAACGCAACCTTTTACAACTACGATGCCATTTTGAGCGTCAAAGCTTATTAGCTCGTTTTTAACAGTAACTTTCTCATTGCCCATGTGTCCTGCCATTTTCATACCTGGTTGAACACGACCTGGCCATTCGCAGTTACCAATTGAACCGTGGCGTCTGTGGAAACGTGAGCCGTGGCTTTTTGGACCACCACCGAAACCATGTCTTTTTACCACACCTTGGTAGCCTCTACCTTTTGAGTTAAAGCTAACTTTTAAAATTTTAGCCTCATTTAATGGTGTAAAGTCTAGGTTTCCAACTTCGCTATTAGCTACTTCAAGCGTAGCAAATTTGTTAAATTCTGCAGTCAGATTGTATTTCTTTTGCTGACCAGCGATAGCTTTGTTGTTTGCTTTAGTGTGGGCATACGCTACGATAGCACGTTTGTTTTCGTCGATCTCACATACTTTAGCCTCAACTAGCTTAAGTAGTGTAACTGGCGTACTCTTCGTGGCAATCGTTCTACTCATGCCTATTTTTTCTACAATATATTCCATACTCTTATCCTTTTGTCCGCTTATTTCATCGCACGAACTTCGACATTAACTTCTGGAGCTAGGTCGAGTTTTGTTAGGCTATCTACAGTTTCTGGAGTAGCAGCTACGATGTCAAGCATACGAGCGTGTATTCTCATCTCAAACTGCTCACGTGAGTCTTTGTTGATGTGTGGAGATTTTAAGACTGTATAGCGTTTGATCTTTGTAGGCATTGGTACCGGGCCACGAACGTCGGCACCTGTTCGTTTGACAGCTTCTACGATTGCTGCAACAGTGCGGTCTAGAACTCTATGGTCGTAAGCTTTTAGCTTTAACCTGATTCTTTCCATGTGTTTTCCTTTAAAAAGAACTTGTCGCAAACTCGCGACCTCTTTACATCAAAATAACTCGCATAGGATCAAGCGATCGTACGAGCAAAGACGCTTGTCTTTTCGTAAAGAGAACGCGATTTTACAAAAAAGCTATTATAGTTGTCAAGAAAAACGTTGTTTTTTGATGAATTTTGATTAATTATTTCCTTTTAATAAGGAAGATATAAAATTTAAAAAGATAAGATTCCAAGAAATTAAAATTTTAAAGAGAAAAGATGCCGATCTTTAATCCAAAATTCTTACTAACCCAAGATCAAGATGAGGAGAAGCTTAAAAAGCGTTATATAAATTTGCAAATGTATCAGGCAAAAGCTAGCGACATTAAGAATTTCAAAGAAGAGAAATTTCAAACGCAGTTTCTAAAAGATATCTTTGAAAACTGCCTTGGCTACACTTTAGACACTACTAATCCTACAAATTTCAATCTTGAGCGCGAGAAAAAGAACGAAACTGACGGCAAAAAGGCAGACGGGGCGATACTGATAAATGGCGAAGTTAGATGCGTGATCGAGCTAAAAGATCAGACTACACAGCATCTTGATAAAACTCCATACAACCGCGAGCTTAGCCCAATAGATCAAGCTTTTCGCTATTTTGTCTCACACG encodes:
- a CDS encoding 50S ribosomal protein L23; its protein translation is MADITDIKTIIYTEKTLGLQEQGVVVIQTSPRVTKNSLKAVLQEYFGVTPVRVNSLRISGKVKRFRGRAGQRDEIKKFYVKLPEGVSLENTEA
- the rplD gene encoding 50S ribosomal protein L4; amino-acid sequence: MSKIHVLNDKFENSGELELPASYAEVNPHNLYLYVKSYLAGIRANSAHTKSRAFVSGGGKKPWRQKGRGGARAGSTRTNVWVGGAVAFGPTNEKNYFQKVNKKQKRLALEYALAVKAQDGKIFAVDSISIESGKTKDAANIIKNLKVKDALIVKDLLDDKTLLAFRNLANCYVVDANEVNAYLVSTFSSVIIEKAALKTITKEG
- the rplC gene encoding 50S ribosomal protein L3, with translation MEYIVEKIGMSRTIATKSTPVTLLKLVEAKVCEIDENKRAIVAYAHTKANNKAIAGQQKKYNLTAEFNKFATLEVANSEVGNLDFTPLNEAKILKVSFNSKGRGYQGVVKRHGFGGGPKSHGSRFHRRHGSIGNCEWPGRVQPGMKMAGHMGNEKVTVKNELISFDAQNGIVVVKGCVPGHNGAMGKIRIVK
- the rpsJ gene encoding 30S ribosomal protein S10; translated protein: MERIRLKLKAYDHRVLDRTVAAIVEAVKRTGADVRGPVPMPTKIKRYTVLKSPHINKDSREQFEMRIHARMLDIVAATPETVDSLTKLDLAPEVNVEVRAMK